The Lachnospiraceae bacterium oral taxon 500 genome window below encodes:
- a CDS encoding dephospho-CoA kinase, with the protein MISIALIGGTGTGKSTVAEYLRANYQAVWLDCDRIGHELLDTPAILAELTARFGQGILKDGRVDRPALGRIVFADPAALQALNAIVHPPIMAVLQEKQAEAEKQGSPLCVLDGALLMDVNVRQMVDQVWAISAKQETRIRRLAEGRKISRQAAERIMQNQISPQQYAAYADAVLMTDEGMESIAPEIAGRLAELRQKKVFN; encoded by the coding sequence ATGATCAGTATTGCCTTGATTGGCGGCACCGGTACAGGGAAATCAACCGTGGCGGAATATTTACGGGCCAACTATCAAGCTGTTTGGCTGGACTGCGACCGGATCGGCCATGAGTTGCTGGATACGCCGGCGATTTTGGCGGAGCTGACGGCTCGATTCGGTCAGGGCATTTTAAAGGATGGCCGGGTTGACCGGCCGGCGCTGGGGCGGATTGTTTTTGCCGACCCGGCAGCACTGCAGGCGCTGAATGCGATCGTGCATCCTCCGATTATGGCGGTGCTGCAAGAAAAGCAGGCTGAAGCGGAAAAACAGGGCAGCCCGCTGTGCGTACTGGACGGCGCTTTACTGATGGATGTCAATGTTCGGCAGATGGTGGATCAGGTTTGGGCGATTTCGGCTAAGCAGGAAACCCGGATCCGGCGTTTGGCTGAGGGCAGAAAAATCAGCCGGCAGGCAGCCGAGCGGATTATGCAGAATCAAATTTCGCCGCAGCAATATGCCGCCTATGCCGATGCTGTTTTAATGACGGATGAGGGCATGGAAAGCATCGCGCCGGAAATTGCCGGCCGCTTAGCGGAACTGCGGCAGAAAAAAGTTTTTAACTGA
- a CDS encoding DUF2721 domain-containing protein: protein MLDVTTPALLFPAISLLMLAYTNRFVTLAGLVRDLKAEHDKKPSENLKRQIDNLAFRLNVIQYMQIMGALAFFFCAFSMFSIFAHKTELGTVMFGLGLAALLLSLILLIVELSVSVKALKLLLRNMKQ, encoded by the coding sequence ATGTTAGATGTAACTACACCGGCGCTGCTGTTTCCGGCCATATCCTTATTAATGCTGGCCTACACCAACCGCTTTGTTACTTTAGCTGGTTTAGTGCGGGATTTAAAGGCCGAGCATGATAAAAAACCGAGTGAGAATTTAAAACGCCAAATCGACAATTTGGCTTTTCGCCTGAATGTGATCCAGTATATGCAGATTATGGGAGCACTGGCTTTTTTCTTTTGTGCTTTTTCGATGTTTTCTATTTTTGCCCATAAAACAGAACTGGGTACGGTTATGTTTGGGCTGGGTTTAGCGGCTTTATTGCTGTCGCTGATTCTTTTGATTGTCGAGTTATCCGTGTCAGTTAAAGCCTTAAAGCTGCTGTTGCGGAATATGAAACAATAG
- the rnr gene encoding ribonuclease R produces MIQGEGMNKTEIRKNMVLELLAHSEYKPMKAKEIQALFGIKKRDAAELQEILDELTVGGKILQTARGKYMLPVEEWLKTGKYVGHPAGYGFVEVEDLPADIFIPAYRTGGALHGDTVSVRIFPESAGAGKAAGKRMEGEIVKVLKRGFTQLTGVYQSAKGFGFVVPDIVKIGTDIYIGRGLSKNAKTGDKVVVQLNSYGVAGEKPRGEILEILGSSASVEVDITAITRSYGLPQEFSEAVLAEAQKCGLAVPPQEIARRLDLRQELVITIDGEDAKDLDDAVSIRQVGDAFWLGVHIADVSHYVTEYSELDMEAARRGTSHYLVDRVIPMLPPALSNGICSLNPGEERLTLSCIMQIDRQGKVLSHEIRESVIRSSWRMTYTDVAGLLEPERCQPEERERLFRKYETLLPTLRQMAECAAILKAAREMRGAIDFDFTEAKFILNPDHSVAEIKAYDRNIATRLIEDFMLIANETVAEHFFWQGVPFLYRSHGEPKEDKIKELASYLKALDYPFRQRANLHPKDLQRLLAEAEGRPEENIIRRMVLRSMQQARYSDNNEGHFGLSLKYYTHFTSPIRRYPDLQIHRIIKEILTGRWNNARQEHYAGRLAGVAVKTSALERQADEAERDVHKLLKAFYMEDHIGESFTGIVSGVNQWGMFVELPNTVEGFVAISRLKDDFYEYESAEMALTGARYQRQYRLGDAVEITVLDVDKTRKVVDFSLYEETVLPEKQSGFKVEEKLAGSEKNGRKPKRTALSKEKRSHREHKKGRGRK; encoded by the coding sequence ATAATACAGGGAGAAGGAATGAACAAAACAGAAATCAGAAAAAACATGGTGCTGGAACTTTTGGCGCATTCGGAATATAAGCCGATGAAAGCCAAGGAAATCCAAGCGCTGTTTGGCATAAAAAAGCGGGATGCCGCTGAGCTACAGGAAATTTTAGATGAACTGACAGTTGGCGGCAAAATCCTGCAAACCGCCCGCGGCAAGTATATGCTGCCGGTCGAAGAATGGCTGAAAACCGGGAAATATGTCGGTCATCCTGCCGGCTACGGCTTTGTTGAAGTGGAGGATTTGCCGGCCGATATCTTTATTCCGGCCTACCGTACCGGAGGCGCGCTGCATGGCGATACCGTCAGTGTCCGCATTTTTCCGGAATCGGCCGGAGCGGGAAAGGCTGCCGGAAAAAGAATGGAAGGCGAGATTGTTAAAGTTTTAAAAAGAGGCTTTACGCAGCTGACCGGTGTTTATCAAAGTGCCAAGGGCTTTGGCTTTGTCGTGCCGGATATCGTTAAGATCGGGACTGACATTTATATCGGTCGGGGCTTAAGTAAAAACGCCAAAACCGGTGATAAGGTAGTAGTTCAGCTAAACAGCTACGGCGTAGCGGGCGAAAAACCGCGGGGCGAGATTTTGGAAATTTTAGGGAGCTCCGCTTCGGTGGAGGTTGATATTACTGCCATTACCAGAAGCTACGGTTTGCCGCAGGAGTTTTCCGAAGCGGTATTGGCGGAAGCTCAAAAATGCGGCTTGGCGGTTCCGCCCCAGGAGATCGCCCGGCGGCTGGATTTGCGGCAGGAGCTGGTGATTACCATTGACGGCGAGGACGCGAAGGATTTGGATGATGCAGTCAGTATCCGTCAGGTGGGCGATGCCTTTTGGCTGGGCGTTCATATTGCCGATGTCAGTCATTATGTGACCGAGTACAGCGAGCTGGATATGGAAGCGGCTCGGCGGGGAACCAGCCATTATCTGGTGGACCGGGTAATTCCGATGCTGCCGCCGGCATTGAGCAATGGGATTTGTTCGCTGAATCCCGGGGAGGAGCGGCTGACACTTTCCTGCATTATGCAGATTGACCGGCAAGGGAAGGTGCTTTCTCATGAGATTAGAGAAAGTGTGATCCGCTCGTCCTGGCGAATGACGTATACCGATGTGGCGGGGCTGCTGGAGCCGGAGCGCTGTCAGCCGGAAGAAAGAGAGCGCTTGTTCCGGAAATATGAAACGCTGCTGCCGACTTTAAGGCAAATGGCGGAGTGTGCGGCTATTTTAAAAGCGGCCAGAGAAATGAGAGGGGCGATTGATTTTGACTTTACCGAGGCCAAGTTTATTTTAAACCCTGATCATTCGGTGGCTGAGATTAAAGCCTATGACCGGAATATTGCTACCCGCCTGATTGAGGATTTTATGCTGATTGCCAATGAAACGGTGGCCGAGCATTTCTTTTGGCAGGGTGTGCCCTTTTTGTACCGCAGTCACGGCGAGCCGAAAGAAGATAAAATCAAAGAATTGGCATCTTATTTAAAAGCACTGGATTATCCTTTCCGGCAAAGGGCAAATCTCCATCCCAAAGATTTGCAGCGGCTGCTGGCGGAGGCGGAAGGCCGGCCGGAGGAAAACATCATCCGCCGGATGGTGCTGCGCAGTATGCAGCAGGCCAGATACAGCGATAACAATGAAGGCCATTTCGGATTATCCTTAAAATATTACACGCATTTTACTTCGCCGATTCGGCGCTATCCGGATTTGCAGATTCACCGGATTATCAAAGAGATTTTAACCGGCCGCTGGAATAACGCTCGGCAGGAGCATTACGCCGGAAGATTGGCCGGAGTGGCGGTTAAGACTTCGGCGCTGGAAAGACAGGCGGATGAAGCCGAAAGAGACGTGCATAAGCTGCTAAAAGCCTTTTATATGGAGGATCATATCGGCGAGAGTTTCACCGGAATTGTTTCCGGTGTCAATCAATGGGGCATGTTTGTCGAGCTCCCCAATACGGTCGAGGGCTTTGTGGCCATCAGCCGGTTAAAGGATGATTTTTATGAATATGAAAGTGCGGAAATGGCATTAACCGGCGCCCGTTATCAAAGACAGTACCGTTTGGGTGATGCGGTTGAAATAACCGTGCTGGATGTGGATAAGACCAGAAAAGTCGTTGATTTCAGCCTTTATGAAGAAACGGTGCTGCCGGAAAAACAAAGCGGTTTTAAGGTCGAGGAAAAATTAGCAGGCTCGGAAAAGAATGGCAGAAAGCCGAAAAGAACTGCTCTGTCCAAAGAAAAACGGAGTCACCGGGAACATAAAAAAGGAAGAGGCAGGAAATGA
- a CDS encoding D-alanine--D-alanine ligase codes for MKTKIAVFFGGKATEHEVSVISAIQAMENMNREKYEIFPVYISKDEKFYFGQELREIERYKKLNELLKTVSEITLVKNHQTGRVEIYRLPLKLMPKKLGEFEIAFPILHGNKGENGSIQGMLEMLKIPYVGSGVAASAIGMDKAAAKHLLRDTGIPVIDFVAFNKYRFFQAEQECLDECEHKLHYPMIVKPACGGSSIGVEIAGSREELAFKLNQVFLLDRKAIIENKVQSLREVNCSVLGDWTEAHTSVIEEPVTSSELLSFADKYMNDSSKGMSSASRKIPADISAEQKEQVEEYSRRIFRELGGAGVVRIDYIIDETDGRLYFNEINTIPGSLAFYLWKPLGREYFALLDELIRLAVKEYKRQEEIHYSFDNNLFQSNSLGKMKGLKK; via the coding sequence ATGAAAACAAAAATTGCGGTCTTTTTCGGCGGGAAGGCAACCGAACATGAGGTTTCGGTCATATCCGCCATTCAGGCTATGGAGAATATGAATCGGGAAAAATATGAGATTTTTCCTGTTTATATCAGCAAGGACGAAAAGTTTTATTTTGGGCAGGAATTAAGAGAAATCGAGCGTTATAAAAAGCTGAACGAACTGCTCAAGACAGTATCGGAAATTACTTTGGTTAAAAATCATCAAACCGGCCGGGTTGAGATTTACCGGCTGCCGCTGAAGCTGATGCCGAAAAAATTGGGTGAGTTTGAGATTGCTTTTCCGATTCTGCACGGCAACAAGGGCGAAAACGGCAGCATTCAGGGAATGCTGGAAATGCTTAAGATTCCCTATGTCGGTTCCGGGGTGGCGGCCTCGGCTATTGGCATGGATAAAGCGGCGGCCAAGCATTTGCTTCGGGATACCGGTATTCCGGTCATTGATTTTGTGGCCTTTAACAAATACCGTTTCTTTCAGGCGGAACAGGAATGTTTGGACGAATGTGAACATAAACTGCACTATCCGATGATTGTAAAGCCGGCCTGCGGCGGTTCCAGCATTGGCGTGGAGATAGCAGGCAGCCGGGAAGAATTGGCTTTTAAGCTGAATCAGGTGTTTTTGCTGGACCGCAAGGCGATTATTGAAAATAAAGTCCAGTCGTTGCGCGAGGTTAATTGCTCGGTGCTGGGGGATTGGACGGAAGCGCATACTTCTGTGATTGAAGAGCCGGTTACCAGCTCGGAGTTATTGTCCTTTGCCGATAAATATATGAATGACAGCAGCAAAGGCATGAGCAGTGCCAGCCGTAAGATTCCGGCTGATATCAGTGCCGAGCAAAAGGAGCAGGTCGAGGAGTATTCGCGCCGTATTTTCCGGGAGCTGGGAGGCGCCGGAGTGGTTCGGATTGACTATATTATTGACGAAACGGACGGACGGCTGTACTTTAATGAAATCAATACCATTCCCGGCTCGCTCGCCTTTTATTTGTGGAAGCCGCTGGGCAGGGAATATTTCGCTTTGCTGGATGAGTTAATCCGGCTGGCGGTTAAGGAATATAAGCGGCAGGAGGAAATCCACTATTCTTTTGACAACAACTTGTTCCAAAGCAATTCCTTGGGAAAGATGAAGGGACTGAAAAAATAA
- a CDS encoding DNA polymerase I has protein sequence MMEKVLLIDGNSILNRAFYALPLLSDEKGRYTNAVYGFLRVLLKTIDTEKPDGLAVAFDRKAPTFRHKLYEAYKGTRSKMPEELAEQLPLMREVLDKMNIAYLEQDGIEADDILGTVAKRAEQAGMAVSILSGDRDLLQLATEQVKILIPSTKGGKTETKAYYAKDVLAEYEVTPQEFIELKGLMGDTSDNIPGVAGVGIKTATAIIKDYHTIENAYAHVDELKKGPAAKLRDGIESARLSKILATINTDCSLSFAWPDFALQEMYNEAVHALFQDLKFHSVLQELMNQTRQAREGLLPERKESSFRVSLAEKLTRLPERPERAVYYQVDEQLLALAAFDGEECVYYEDNPARALPSVERLISHSGRLIVYDFKRFLHDFHQNGQFFTKMEQAASKGEALPVFDVPLAAYLLEPNESNYPIEQIGYQYADASLPAEEEIFGKGKSRIGIAGVDRDRRQEYLTEAAEVLWRSSRVLTEKLKANHLFDLYAGMELPLTVVLKAMETAGVQTNANALLDYSRMLGEQIAALENKIYGYAGREFNINSPKQLGEVLFEDLKLKSPKKGKTGYSTAADILEKLKKDHPIIEYILEYRAASKLKSTYADGLLDYIQKDDRIHTTYMQTVTGTGRLSSIDPNLQNIPIRTREGREIRKAFVAKEGYSFVGADYSQIELRLLAHLSEDEIFVQAYRDNLDIHRMTAAQVFHTPFAEVTDLQRRNAKAVNFGIVYGISDYGLSQDLGIPVKEAKEYIENYFIKYPKVKAFLDKSVAEAKEKGYSVTMFGRIRPIPELKASQYMTRSFGERIAMNAPIQGAAADIIKIAMNRVYAALKREEIEGRIVLQVHDELILEVADADAERARGLLVREMEQAAQLKVPLIADSYIVKNWFDVK, from the coding sequence ATTATGGAAAAAGTTTTACTGATTGACGGCAACAGTATTTTAAACCGGGCTTTTTATGCGCTGCCCTTACTGAGCGATGAAAAAGGCCGGTACACCAATGCCGTGTACGGATTTTTGCGGGTGCTGCTCAAAACCATAGACACGGAAAAGCCGGATGGACTGGCCGTGGCCTTTGACCGCAAAGCCCCGACTTTTCGGCATAAGCTCTATGAGGCTTATAAGGGTACGCGCAGCAAGATGCCGGAGGAGCTGGCAGAGCAGCTGCCGCTAATGCGGGAAGTGCTGGACAAAATGAATATTGCCTATCTGGAACAGGACGGCATCGAGGCTGATGATATCTTAGGTACAGTGGCCAAACGAGCGGAGCAGGCAGGCATGGCGGTCAGCATTTTAAGCGGCGACCGGGATTTGCTTCAGCTGGCAACCGAACAGGTCAAGATCTTGATTCCCTCGACCAAAGGCGGCAAGACAGAAACGAAGGCATATTACGCCAAGGACGTACTGGCCGAATATGAGGTTACGCCGCAGGAGTTCATTGAATTAAAAGGTTTGATGGGCGATACATCCGACAATATTCCGGGCGTGGCCGGAGTGGGCATCAAGACGGCGACGGCGATTATTAAAGATTATCATACAATTGAAAATGCCTATGCTCATGTGGATGAGCTGAAAAAAGGGCCGGCGGCCAAACTCCGGGACGGGATTGAGTCGGCGCGGCTGAGTAAGATTTTAGCGACGATTAATACCGATTGTTCGCTGTCTTTTGCGTGGCCGGATTTCGCCTTGCAGGAAATGTATAATGAAGCGGTGCATGCGCTGTTTCAGGACTTAAAGTTTCATTCCGTTTTGCAGGAGCTGATGAATCAAACCCGTCAGGCAAGAGAAGGGCTGCTGCCGGAGCGGAAGGAGAGCAGCTTTCGGGTCAGTCTTGCCGAAAAATTGACTCGTCTGCCGGAAAGGCCGGAAAGAGCGGTTTATTACCAGGTTGACGAACAATTACTTGCACTGGCGGCTTTTGACGGGGAAGAATGTGTTTATTACGAAGATAATCCGGCTCGGGCGCTGCCGTCGGTGGAACGGCTGATCAGTCACAGCGGCCGCTTGATCGTCTATGACTTTAAGCGCTTTTTGCATGATTTTCACCAGAATGGTCAATTTTTTACGAAAATGGAGCAGGCTGCGTCAAAAGGCGAAGCACTGCCGGTATTTGATGTGCCGCTGGCGGCATATCTGCTGGAACCGAATGAAAGCAATTATCCGATCGAGCAGATTGGTTATCAATATGCGGATGCTTCTCTCCCGGCTGAGGAAGAGATTTTCGGCAAGGGCAAAAGCCGAATCGGGATTGCCGGGGTAGACAGAGACCGGCGGCAGGAGTATTTAACCGAAGCGGCCGAGGTGTTGTGGCGGAGCAGCCGGGTTTTGACGGAAAAACTGAAAGCGAATCACTTATTTGATTTATATGCCGGGATGGAACTGCCGCTGACGGTGGTTTTAAAGGCGATGGAAACGGCGGGCGTGCAGACCAATGCCAATGCTCTGCTTGACTATTCCCGGATGCTGGGCGAGCAAATCGCGGCGCTGGAAAATAAGATTTACGGCTATGCCGGCCGGGAGTTTAATATCAATTCGCCTAAGCAGTTAGGCGAAGTTCTGTTTGAGGATTTGAAGCTGAAAAGCCCGAAAAAAGGGAAAACCGGCTATTCGACAGCGGCCGATATTTTGGAAAAATTAAAAAAGGATCATCCGATTATTGAGTATATTTTGGAATATCGGGCGGCCAGCAAGCTGAAATCAACTTATGCCGACGGTTTGCTTGATTATATTCAAAAAGATGACCGGATTCATACGACCTATATGCAGACAGTAACCGGCACCGGACGGCTGAGCAGTATTGACCCGAACTTGCAGAATATTCCGATTCGTACCCGGGAAGGCCGGGAAATCCGTAAGGCTTTTGTGGCCAAGGAAGGCTATTCCTTTGTCGGCGCTGATTATTCACAGATTGAGCTGCGGTTGCTGGCACATTTATCGGAGGATGAGATTTTCGTGCAGGCCTATCGGGATAATCTGGACATTCACCGGATGACGGCGGCGCAGGTTTTTCACACCCCCTTTGCCGAAGTGACGGACTTGCAGCGGCGCAATGCCAAGGCAGTTAATTTCGGTATTGTCTATGGCATTAGTGATTACGGGCTAAGTCAGGATTTGGGGATTCCGGTTAAGGAAGCCAAAGAATACATTGAAAACTACTTTATCAAATATCCCAAGGTCAAGGCTTTTTTGGATAAAAGTGTGGCCGAGGCCAAAGAAAAAGGCTATTCTGTAACCATGTTCGGCCGGATTCGGCCGATCCCGGAGTTAAAAGCCAGCCAATACATGACTCGTTCCTTTGGGGAAAGAATTGCGATGAACGCGCCGATTCAGGGAGCGGCGGCCGATATTATTAAGATTGCCATGAACCGGGTATATGCTGCTTTAAAACGGGAAGAAATCGAGGGCAGGATTGTTTTGCAGGTGCATGATGAACTGATTTTAGAGGTGGCGGATGCGGACGCGGAGAGAGCGCGGGGTCTCTTGGTCAGGGAAATGGAGCAGGCGGCTCAGTTAAAGGTACCGCTGATTGCTGACAGCTATATTGTCAAAAACTGGTTTGATGTCAAATAA
- a CDS encoding DNA modification methylase, whose product MKENPDFLTKQIITYIGNKRLLLEQIEQETRAISRALNKEKLVCADLFAGSGIVGRMLKKHSSVLYINDLEYYSYVINSCYLSNREDFPAAEYDRFYMEWKERLKTPITGGLIAGSYAPRESDRILEGERVFYTPENARIIDTARAFIAELPRPMQKYFLAPLLYEASVHVNTGGVFKGFYKDVRTGRGKFGGTAENALPRITGRIELRPPVFSNFRSELILTQDDANRQIGRLPEVDLLYLDPPYNQHPYGSNYFMLNVIAAGQITAPVSPVSGIPADWNRSVYNQRKKAATALRLLIEQARAKFIIISYNSEGFIGKEEMQEMLQPFGSLKTVEIKYNTYRAARNLSSRSAHVREYLFVLKKD is encoded by the coding sequence ATGAAAGAAAATCCAGATTTTTTAACAAAACAAATCATTACCTATATCGGCAATAAGCGTTTGCTGCTGGAGCAGATTGAGCAGGAGACAAGGGCGATCAGCCGGGCACTAAACAAAGAAAAGCTCGTTTGCGCCGATTTGTTTGCCGGTTCGGGAATTGTCGGAAGAATGCTGAAAAAGCATTCTTCTGTTTTATATATCAATGATTTAGAGTATTACAGTTATGTTATCAATTCCTGCTATTTATCCAATCGGGAGGATTTTCCGGCGGCGGAATATGACCGTTTTTACATGGAATGGAAAGAGCGGCTGAAAACACCGATTACCGGCGGACTGATTGCCGGCAGCTACGCACCGCGCGAGAGCGACCGGATTTTAGAGGGTGAACGGGTTTTTTATACGCCGGAGAATGCTCGGATTATTGATACGGCGCGCGCTTTTATTGCGGAATTGCCGCGGCCGATGCAGAAATATTTTTTAGCGCCGCTGTTATACGAGGCGTCGGTGCATGTTAATACCGGCGGAGTATTTAAGGGCTTTTATAAGGACGTGCGCACCGGCCGGGGCAAGTTTGGCGGAACGGCGGAAAATGCCTTGCCCCGGATTACGGGGCGGATTGAGCTGCGGCCGCCGGTGTTCAGCAATTTTCGGTCGGAACTGATCCTTACGCAGGACGATGCCAACCGGCAAATCGGCCGACTGCCGGAAGTGGATTTGCTGTATTTGGATCCGCCGTATAATCAGCATCCCTACGGCTCCAATTATTTTATGCTGAACGTAATTGCCGCCGGTCAAATCACCGCACCGGTCAGCCCGGTTTCCGGGATTCCCGCGGACTGGAACCGGTCGGTTTACAATCAGAGAAAGAAAGCGGCAACGGCGCTGAGGCTGCTGATTGAGCAGGCGCGGGCGAAGTTTATCATTATCAGCTATAATTCCGAGGGATTTATCGGGAAAGAAGAAATGCAGGAAATGTTACAGCCGTTCGGAAGCCTGAAAACGGTGGAAATAAAGTATAATACCTACCGCGCTGCCCGCAATTTAAGCAGCCGGTCAGCCCATGTCAGGGAATATCTTTTTGTTTTGAAAAAAGATTGA
- a CDS encoding galactoside O-acetyltransferase: MTQKERMIAGLPYLAGDQELSADRQRAKEICQRFNQLPAAEQAEGMTLLRGLFGAAGEQFWIEQFFRCDYGYNIFIGENFYSNYNLTILDIAPVHIGDNVMIAPNVGIYTAGHPVHPQARLSGYEYGAEIWIGDNVWIGGHTVINPGVSIGAGTVIGAGSVVIKDIQAGCIAAGNPCRVIRRITEEDKQYYYKNVPFDVEWENTENKN; this comes from the coding sequence ATGACGCAAAAGGAAAGAATGATTGCCGGTTTGCCGTATTTGGCGGGAGATCAGGAACTTTCGGCTGACCGGCAGAGAGCCAAGGAGATTTGCCAGCGCTTTAATCAGCTGCCGGCGGCGGAACAGGCGGAAGGTATGACGCTGCTGCGCGGCCTGTTTGGAGCGGCCGGGGAGCAATTTTGGATTGAACAGTTTTTTCGCTGCGATTATGGCTATAATATTTTTATTGGTGAAAACTTTTACAGCAATTATAATTTGACGATTTTGGATATCGCGCCGGTGCATATCGGCGATAATGTTATGATTGCGCCGAATGTCGGCATTTATACGGCCGGGCATCCGGTGCATCCGCAGGCGCGTCTGTCCGGTTATGAATATGGAGCGGAGATTTGGATTGGCGATAATGTCTGGATTGGCGGGCATACGGTCATCAATCCGGGTGTCAGTATCGGTGCGGGAACGGTGATTGGTGCGGGCAGTGTCGTGATCAAGGATATTCAGGCCGGCTGCATTGCCGCTGGTAACCCTTGCCGGGTAATACGGAGGATTACCGAGGAAGATAAGCAGTATTATTATAAAAACGTACCCTTTGATGTCGAATGGGAAAATACGGAGAACAAGAACTGA
- a CDS encoding NUDIX hydrolase → MELWDLYDENRTLLGKTHVRGVPLQEGEYHLVTDIWLVRQDGKVLITKRHPKKIWGNMWECTGGSALAGEESRHSAARELAEEVGVAVDPAELKLLNTIRIKDRFVDTYAVVRDLEVKDLTLQAEEVIDAKFVDFTELTQIWQDNNLVPRERFLQYRDVLWNFVEENKKSE, encoded by the coding sequence ATGGAATTGTGGGATCTGTACGACGAGAACAGAACTCTGCTGGGGAAAACGCATGTGCGGGGCGTACCGCTGCAAGAGGGGGAATACCACCTGGTAACGGATATTTGGCTGGTGCGGCAGGACGGAAAAGTTTTGATTACCAAAAGGCATCCTAAAAAAATTTGGGGTAATATGTGGGAATGCACCGGCGGCTCGGCATTGGCCGGAGAAGAGAGTCGGCATTCCGCGGCCCGTGAGCTGGCAGAAGAGGTGGGGGTAGCGGTTGATCCGGCTGAATTAAAGTTATTGAATACGATTCGAATTAAAGACCGTTTTGTTGATACTTATGCTGTAGTCAGAGATTTGGAAGTTAAGGATTTGACTTTGCAGGCAGAAGAAGTAATAGATGCTAAGTTTGTTGATTTTACGGAATTGACTCAAATCTGGCAGGATAATAATCTGGTGCCGCGGGAACGCTTTTTACAGTATCGTGATGTTTTGTGGAATTTTGTAGAGGAGAATAAAAAAAGCGAATAA
- the secG gene encoding preprotein translocase subunit SecG, with the protein MRKMVIALKVAYAVICVALIALILLQQSKVSGLSGTISGAGETYWGKNKARSMEGGLHKGTVVLAALFVVLSLVINFMQ; encoded by the coding sequence GTGCGAAAGATGGTCATAGCATTAAAAGTAGCGTATGCAGTAATTTGCGTAGCGCTGATTGCTCTCATTTTATTGCAGCAGAGCAAAGTAAGCGGACTTTCCGGAACAATCAGCGGAGCCGGAGAAACCTACTGGGGAAAAAATAAAGCGCGTTCGATGGAAGGCGGATTACATAAAGGAACCGTTGTGCTGGCGGCTTTATTTGTTGTTTTGTCGCTGGTAATCAATTTTATGCAGTAA